ATATAAATCCTATTGCAGGAGGAGCAATTAGAATAAATAAGGTTGGTACAAATTTTTGCGGTAGCTGATGATGAAAAATGGCTCTGTTTAAGAATATGGTAAACAGAATAATCCAAAAGAATAAACCCAGTGCAAAATAGAAAAAAGAAAAGGCTTTTGGCATGTACTCAACACCTGCAATTGGAATAAGCATATTTCCAACAATCGGAATAAACCATGCCGGATTCATAAATTTTATTTCAATATTATTTTGTATCCAGTAAGCTATGGTATACATCATAAATACAGTATGTACAATGCTTCCTACCCACCAAAATACCATCGATAAAAAAGGCCAAAAATTCATAAAAGCTATCGATAAAAGTATAATTGAAATAGAAAAAGCAGAGAAAAAGTTAATTCTTATTCTGTGATTAAAATCTATTTTAACTTGTTCGAAATGTTTAACTGCTTTTAATCCATATAGAAAAGATATTCCCAAAAAAAGCAAAAGTGTTGTGAATAACAAAAGCTCGTAGAATATTTTCGGTAGCCATTGCATGTGGTAAAACTTAGCAAAAACAATGCTTAAGCCAGCTAGTCCCATTATTATGGCAAAGGCGGTTATGGGGAAATATTTTAATTTTTCGTTCATTTATAAGTTATTGATATGGAATAATTCCTATTTTTTTAATACACATTGGTCGTAAGAAGTACCAGAGTACATGCTCTTTCTGCTATAATTCCCAAAATATCAAGCTGCTTTTCAAAATCAGGATTTTCTGTTCCCGGATTAAAAATCACTCTTCGGGGCTGTAAATCAATAATATACTGGTAATAGTTAGTTTGATTTTTTGCTGATACATATAAAGTAACAGTATCAACATCGGTATAAGGTACTTGCTGTTTTGTTATTTCATGATTAAAAAGCGTGCCAGGGCGATTTCCCAACATATAAATTTCATGATTGTTGTTCAATAGTTTTTCAGCAGCTTTATAAGCGTAACGTTCCGGTTTTATGCTTGCGCCAATTATTAATGTTTTATTTTTCATCTTGCTATAATAATTTTATTTGTTGCTATTTATTTATTTATTGTACTTTTTAAAATGCCAGTGTTAATGGAAAAAAGTCTGTATTCTGTTGGATTAATCTCCAGTTCATCAATAATCCATTTCATGTTTGCCAATAAAAGCTCAAATACATTTTCAGTATCGTGCTTATGAATGGCAACGGGAATAAAATGTTGGTTAATCATTTTAATATTTATACCAAACTGTGGAGATACCAATACCTTAACCTTGTTTTTCTTTAGCAGTTTAATAATAGAATTTCCTTTTTCTTTAGAACCATGAATATGTTTTTCATCCACACTTTTATAATTATTTATTTGGTGTGATATCAGTGAAAACTCACCATTACAATATTCATAAATCAGATATTTATCTACATCGCCAAAATGTTTTTTCTCAAATTTATTGGCACTGTTTACAGCAAAGGCAAATATTATTTTGGAATTATTCATACTAAAGCTTTTGTTATTTGTTTTTAATCCAGATAAGAATACTGATGCAAAAATATTTAGTGTGAGCTGTTAAGGCAAGAAAATAGAAGTGGGGTATATTGCCATTATAATTGAAATATGATAGTTTTTTTATAATGATATAATAATTCTCTTTGGCTAAATTGTATTGTTTTTATGAAACGATAATTACATTTGTAGTATTCCCACACTAAAAATCAATTAATTTGGATTCTAAAAATAACAATAGCCAAAGCAAGCCCGATTGTTTTCAATCATTGGGATTAGCTGATTTGCAAATGGTTAATAAAAGGAGAAAACAGTTAACCTTTTTTAAAGATGAAATGCTTTTTAAGCAGGATGCTCTTGCTCCTCATGTATTATTTGTGAATAAAGGATTGGTTCGTGTATATCTTCAAACCAGTAAAAACAAGCAAATAAATATTCGTATAGCTAAACAAGGCGATTTAATGGCTTTCTCTTCTATTTTCGGACGGGAAACTTATTTGTACTCGGCCATAGCTTTAAAAGATTCTCAAATTTGCATGGTTGACAAGCAAGCATTAAAAGAGTTATTGTTGAAAAATTCGGATTTTGCAATGCGAATTAATTCTAAAAACTGCAGTAACGAGAGCAGATATATTAACATTATTCAAAACATTTCATACAAGCAAATGCGAGGAAAATTAGCTTCTGCTTTATTGTATTTATCTTCCGATGAGTTTAAGGATGAGGATGTTTATGAGTACTTAACTCGCCAAAATATTGCCGATTTTGCATCAATTAGTGTTGAAAGTGCAGTAAAATTTATTAAAGAATTCGAGAAGGAGAATATTATTTCGCTTAATGGGAAAAAAATTGTAATTGAGGATATAAAAACATTAGAAGAAATAAATCAGAGAGGTTAAGCTTTTAAGGGGTTTTGATAATATACTGTAAATTATATATTTTTTTGTAGAATTAACAAGCTCTATAAATCTGGTAGTTTTATATAATTAGGTAAATATTAGCAAGAAATGGAATTAAAAATAAGCGATTATCAGTTTGGAGAAAGACCTGAGGTAACAAGACCTAAGCCCGAGGTTTTAACAATTTTAGGGGAGAGTGGTATTAGAAAATTAGTTGATGATCATTATAATTTGCTTAAGAATAGTGATTATAGTCCTTTGTTTCCGCAAGAAGAAGAGGAAACATCAAAACTCTCAGTAATAAAACAGAGAATTAAAGCTGCTGATGATTTATTCTCAACGGCAGTATCCGCAACCTGTTGAGGCAATATTCAATTGGTTAATTGAAAAAACGATATTCAAAAAGCTAGTAAAGTCAGATCTACAAAAGGATTAATGATACATACTTTTGGCAATTGCGATCATCAGATTTTTTTATTCAGATATTAGGTGGTCCTGAATATTTTAACCAAAACAGAGGACAACCAAAACTAATTTATCGTCATTCTAATTTTAAAATCACTAAAAAGGCAAGAATAGTTTGGCTGGAATGTTACCAGCAGCTGTTGCCAAAATTAAATTTATCAGAAGAATTAATTCTTTCTTACTGGAATTATTTAAATGTTTTTTCTTTTTGGATGGTAAATTCGGAGGAATAGTTGCAGGAATATTGCATTTGTATAAAAATGCTTTTGATATTTACTTAATTAAATATGGGCGTGGGTGTTTTGTTTTATTTCGAGAAAAATCATAAAACAAAAAAAGAGATCTTTATGGCAGATCTCTTTAAGAATACTTTAGTTTTTTATATATAATCCGTCGCCGTCTTTAAAGCTGCCAACAGCTATAATAATAAAGTCGATAAGAGTCCAAATTCCTAATCCCCCTAAAGTTAATAACATTAAAACACCGGTTCCTATTTTGCCAGCATAAAAGCGATGTACTCCTAGTCCACCCAAAAAGAAGCATAATAATAGCATTGCAACAAAGTTTTTTTCGCTTTTTTGATTTACGATTTCCATAATTTACGATTTGTACGTGTTAAATAATTGGGAAAAATAGTAAAAATAACTACTAATCATATCATAAATGCAAAAAAAAGCTACTGATAATTACCAGTAGCT
This genomic interval from uncultured Marinifilum sp. contains the following:
- a CDS encoding CoA-binding protein, whose product is MKNKTLIIGASIKPERYAYKAAEKLLNNNHEIYMLGNRPGTLFNHEITKQQVPYTDVDTVTLYVSAKNQTNYYQYIIDLQPRRVIFNPGTENPDFEKQLDILGIIAERACTLVLLTTNVY
- a CDS encoding NifB/NifX family molybdenum-iron cluster-binding protein, giving the protein MNNSKIIFAFAVNSANKFEKKHFGDVDKYLIYEYCNGEFSLISHQINNYKSVDEKHIHGSKEKGNSIIKLLKKNKVKVLVSPQFGINIKMINQHFIPVAIHKHDTENVFELLLANMKWIIDELEINPTEYRLFSINTGILKSTINK
- a CDS encoding SLAC1 anion channel family protein produces the protein MNEKLKYFPITAFAIIMGLAGLSIVFAKFYHMQWLPKIFYELLLFTTLLLFLGISFLYGLKAVKHFEQVKIDFNHRIRINFFSAFSISIILLSIAFMNFWPFLSMVFWWVGSIVHTVFMMYTIAYWIQNNIEIKFMNPAWFIPIVGNMLIPIAGVEYMPKAFSFFYFALGLFFWIILFTIFLNRAIFHHQLPQKFVPTLFILIAPPAIGFISYMRIMQSWDTFAVFLLFIAYFFVALLMVLYKNFRKLEFFISWWAFTFPLMAITIASVVAFQITHENIYKYLSFFFITIAIVTISFVACKTIGKIRKGEICVNED
- a CDS encoding Crp/Fnr family transcriptional regulator — translated: MDSKNNNSQSKPDCFQSLGLADLQMVNKRRKQLTFFKDEMLFKQDALAPHVLFVNKGLVRVYLQTSKNKQINIRIAKQGDLMAFSSIFGRETYLYSAIALKDSQICMVDKQALKELLLKNSDFAMRINSKNCSNESRYINIIQNISYKQMRGKLASALLYLSSDEFKDEDVYEYLTRQNIADFASISVESAVKFIKEFEKENIISLNGKKIVIEDIKTLEEINQRG
- a CDS encoding NINE protein encodes the protein MEIVNQKSEKNFVAMLLLCFFLGGLGVHRFYAGKIGTGVLMLLTLGGLGIWTLIDFIIIAVGSFKDGDGLYIKN